The window CCAGCAACGTTTCGACGAGCGAGCCGATTGTGGGTGAGCCCTATGACAATGGCGAAGATCGCCGGCCGAAATCAATGAAAGTCTTCTTGGTTCGACATGAAGGCGAAGGTCCGATCCAGCAGGTCGTGTTGCCGATCTATGGCAAAGGTCTGTGGGGAACTCTGTGGGGGTACCTGGCTCTCCAGAGTGATTTGACGACGGTTCAGGGCATCACGTTCTACCAGCACAAGGAAACGCCGGGGCTGGGCGGTGAAGTCGATAATCCCGCTTGGAAAGCGCAGTGGGACGGGCTTCAGCTTTACAACGACAAAGGCGAGCCAGCAGTCCATGTCGCCAAGGGGCCCGCATCAGAAGATGATCCGTCGGCTGTCGACGGTCTCTCGGGTGCAACCATCACGAGTAATGGCGTGACCGCGTTGGTCCAGTACTGGGTTAGTGATCAAGGCTATGGACCGTATTTAAAGA of the Allorhodopirellula heiligendammensis genome contains:
- a CDS encoding Na(+)-translocating NADH-quinone reductase subunit C, with the translated sequence MLAKDSTPGTILIATILCVVCSLAVSAAAVALKPYQVENVRLDQKKNILDAAGIPTDEFGKPASELSSAEIDNLYKWVEEEMVDLDTGDYDTEFDKSTFNLEEQASNVSTSEPIVGEPYDNGEDRRPKSMKVFLVRHEGEGPIQQVVLPIYGKGLWGTLWGYLALQSDLTTVQGITFYQHKETPGLGGEVDNPAWKAQWDGLQLYNDKGEPAVHVAKGPASEDDPSAVDGLSGATITSNGVTALVQYWVSDQGYGPYLKKLKKQIENEAATGAETSSSADNSTPKAGA